CCGGGACGTCCTTGATGTTCATGCTTTCCTTGACAAACCTCTCCATGTATTGATCTATTCGCTCATTGTCCCTCTGCCTTATATGCAAGATTTTTTTTGGGTTCTTGACCACTTTTCTTTGTTGACCAAAGTTCCTCAGAAACTTTTCACTTAGCTCTTCATAGCTGTCAATCCCCCCGGGAGGAAGGCTGTCAAACCAAAGCCTGGCTCCTTCCGTCAGGGTCTGCACAAACATGTGGCACCAAACCGGAATGGGCCACCTTCCCAACTGCCCTGCACCCCTGAAGGCATGGAGATGGTCCTCAGGGTCTCTTGTCCCGTCGTACCGGTCGAAGTTTGGAGGTAGCTTTGTCTTAGGGGGCATGGGTGCTTCTGCAATCCTCCTAGTGAACTTGGAGATTTCGGCTAAGTCCCTTGGGACGTAGGGTTGATCCAGACCATCATCGCCCTggttttccttttccttttcttttccttttttgtTTCTTCCCTGT
Above is a window of Helianthus annuus cultivar XRQ/B chromosome 14, HanXRQr2.0-SUNRISE, whole genome shotgun sequence DNA encoding:
- the LOC110907244 gene encoding uncharacterized protein LOC110907244, translating into MPPKTKLPPNFDRYDGTRDPEDHLHAFRGAGQLGRWPIPVWCHMFVQTLTEGARLWFDSLPPGGIDSYEELSEKFLRNFGQQRKVVKNPKKILHIRQRDNERIDQYMERFVKESMNIKDVPEVMKISSFINGLKHAQLCEKLGGEFPHSFDNLMDRVRAFVRGKDTVSKAKEMDTPLRRVNPAAKPPEKGTPYSRKPAFNRM